The following are from one region of the Littorina saxatilis isolate snail1 linkage group LG2, US_GU_Lsax_2.0, whole genome shotgun sequence genome:
- the LOC138960212 gene encoding uncharacterized protein yields MEHKHYLLAIAFLVLFIQLYYIEGKSLKSEEKQCELFSYYDHGTEMCEHCGDICDYSERQGTEEECRTSCSDYLTAKRCTPEQYYDEQVMNCSPCAELCEHQEARGTVEQCNNKCQGYTTKVNLGNSPENTPLPVQPENTPSHSEGHHLTSSVSLIVLLTVFAAVTLTLVAVAIYCIKTRLLAYTRAPQRDDGSVDDLDVIKYGQQEHGQPAAAETQPGEREELVVNTT; encoded by the exons ATGGAACATAAACATTACCTTCTTGCTATTGCCTTCTTGGTTTTGTTCATACAATTGTACTACATAGAAGGAAAGTCTTTGAAATCCGAGGAAAAACAATGTGAACTCTTCTCCTATTATGACCATGGGACGGAGATGTGTGAACACTGCGGGGACATCTGTGATTATTCTGAAAGACAAGGAACAGAAGAAGAGTGCAGGACCTCTTGTTCTG ATTACCTGACAGCAAAGCGTTGCACACCCGAGCAGTACTATGACGAGCAGGTTATGAATTGCAGCCCTTGCGCCGAGCTCTGCGAACACCAAGAAGCTCGTGGCACAGTAGAGCAATGCAACAACAAGTGTCAAG GCTACACGACAAAAGTCAACCTTGGCAACAGCCCGGAGAACACACCACTACCGGTGCAGCCTGAGAATACGCCATCGCACTCTGAAGGTCATCACCTAACGTCATCTGTGTCCCTGATCGTTCTGCTAACCGTCTTCGCTGCGGTCACGCTCACCCTCGTGGCTGTGGCCATCTACTGCATAAAGACAAGACTGTTGGCGTACACGAGGGCCCCCCAGAGAGACGACGGCAGTGTCGACGACCTTGACGTCATCAAGTATGGACAGCAAGAGCACGGGCAGCCCGCAGCAGCCGAAACCCAGCCTGGCGAACGCGAAGAGTTGGTTGTCAACACCACTTGA